A stretch of Prunus dulcis chromosome 6, ALMONDv2, whole genome shotgun sequence DNA encodes these proteins:
- the LOC117632461 gene encoding cysteine desulfurase, mitochondrial yields MASKLLASTLRQTLTPKPTSTASHLARALSTAAAVAEPYEDADGISMKGVKISGRPLYLDMQATSPVDPRVVDAMLPYYLTRYGNPHSRTHMYGWESDSAVETARAQIADLIGSSPKEIVFTSGATECNNISVKGVMHFYKDKKRHVITTQTEHKCVLDSCRHLQQEGFDITYLPVKSDGLIDLDELRAAIRPDTGLVSVMAVNNEIGVIQPMEEIGEICKEFKIPFHTDAAQALGKIPIEVDKWNVSLMSLSGHKVYGPKGVGALYMRRRPRIRVEPQMNGGGQERGIRSGTVPTPLVVGFGAACEIAKKEMEYDQKRITELQERMLNGIREKLDFVVVNGSTERRYPGNLNLSFAYVEGESLLMGLKEVAVSSGSACTSASLEPSYVLRALGVDEDMAHTSIRFGIGRFTTEAEIDRAVQLTVLQVQKLRDMSPLYEMVKDGIDIKNIQWSQH; encoded by the coding sequence ATGGCTTCGAAGCTTCTGGCTTCCACTCTCCGCCAAACCCTAACCCCCAAACCCACATCAACCGCCTCTCACCTGGCCCGCGCACTCTCCACCGCCGCCGCTGTTGCAGAACCCTACGAAGACGCAGATGGAATTTCAATGAAAGGCGTCAAAATCTCCGGAAGGCCTCTGTACCTGGACATGCAGGCCACGTCGCCGGTGGACCCCAGGGTCGTCGACGCCATGCTCCCCTACTACCTCACCCGCTACGGCAACCCCCACTCCCGGACCCACATGTACGGCTGGGAGTCCGACTCCGCCGTCGAAACCGCCCGCGCCCAGATCGCCGATTTAATCGGCTCCTCCCCAAAAGAAATTGTCTTCACCTCCGGCGCCACCGAGTGCAACAACATATCCGTCAAGGGCGTCATGCATTTCTACAAGGACAAGAAGCGCCACGTCATCACCACCCAGACCGAGCACAAGTGCGTTCTCGATTCGTGCCGTCATCTTCAGCAGGAAGGTTTTGATATCACCTACCTTCCAGTGAAGTCCGATGGGCTTATAGACCTCGACGAGCTTCGCGCTGCGATTCGGCCCGATACCGGGCTCGTATCGGTCATGGCGGTGAACAATGAGATTGGGGTTATTCAGCCGATGGAGGAAATTGGGGAAATTTGCAAGGAATTCAAAATTCCTTTCCATACCGACGCTGCTCAGGCCCTTGGGAAGATCCCAATCGAAGTGGACAAATGGAATGTGAGTTTGATGTCGCTTTCCGGGCACAAGGTTTATGGGCCGAAAGGGGTTGGAGCTCTGTATATGAGGCGGCGGCCGAGAATTCGGGTCGAGCCCCAAATGAATGGAGGTGGGCAAGAGAGGGGGATTCGAAGTGGCACCGTGCCCACGCCATTGGTTGTAGGGTTTGGTGCGGCTTGTGAGATTGCGAAGAAGGAGATGGAGTATGATCAGAAGAGGATAACAGAGTTGCAGGAACGAATGCTGAATGGGATTAGGGAAAAGCttgattttgttgtggtgAATGGTAGCACCGAGAGACGGTATCCTGGGAATTTGAATCTGTCGTTTGCTTACGTGGAAGGGGAGAGCTTGTTAATGGGGTTGAAGGAGGTGGCCGTGTCGAGTGGGAGTGCCTGTACTAGTGCGAGTTTGGAGCCTTCGTATGTGTTGAGGGCTTTGGGGGTGGATGAGGACATGGCTCATACCTCGATTCGGTTCGGGATTGGACGGTTCACCACGGAGGCAGAGATTGACCGGGCAGTTCAGCTGACGGTGCTGCAGGTGCAGAAGTTGAGGGATATGAGCCCGCTTTATGAGATGGTGAAGGATGGAATTGATATTAAGAATATTCAGTGGTCACAGCATTGA
- the LOC117632056 gene encoding EPIDERMAL PATTERNING FACTOR-like protein 2 — translation MACLHHHTISLLFLLILSSTQLTQLRFMAEGRAIHNRVGISQAGNEEKKVIVRGQIGSRPPRCERRCSSCGHCEAIQVPANPQLKSSNKNSSSVASTIAYARGDENSSNYKPMSWKCKCGNSIFNP, via the exons ATGGCTTGCTTACACCATCACACAATTTCTCTTCTGTTTCTCTTGATTCTGAGCTCAACCCAGTTAACCCAGTTGAGATTCATGGCTGAAGGTAGAGCAATTCACAACAGGGTTGGCATTTCCCAG GCAGgaaatgaagagaagaaagtgaTTGTAAGAGGGCAGATAGGCTCAAGGCCTCCAAGGTGTGAGAGAAGGTGCAGTTCATGTGGGCACTGTGAGGCCATTCAAGTGCCTGCAAACCCTCAACTCAAATCAAGCAACAAAAACTCCTCTTCTGTTGCATCCACCATTGCTTATGCCAGAGGTGATGAAAACTCCAGCAACTACAAGCCCATGAGCTGGAAATGCAAATGTGGAAACTCCATCTTCAACCCCTGA